From Salvia splendens isolate huo1 chromosome 16, SspV2, whole genome shotgun sequence, a single genomic window includes:
- the LOC121772467 gene encoding serine/threonine-protein phosphatase 7 long form homolog, with translation MHTPYTPCGAKWHGVTEIGNAPRHSVAHYRDQLSLIRPDQFMWTPYADCILPEYCIDSTASYLCDTYLVCWSFVEAHEAGRVSRQFNRYQRIPQCCDRMLHSSGHLSKSHRRGRKGADWAKVHKFFIDEWDLRHDRFQATFDHATTTMDGRINPGYMAWYNRITVSYLVQPGTQSTEGMNEAAPSNLLAVETLQGIWHLTSEHDTDPRLRQIREMAASALRAMNHADAMEYPSSQRRNVVMPPRPPTSLRHGLPGVRMGGHGITRQHRLS, from the exons atgcacacgccgtataccccgtgtggagccaa gtggcacggagttactgaaattggaaatgctcCCCGACATTCAGTAGCTCATTATCGTGATCAGTTATCACTGATCCGTCCTGACCAG tttatgtGGACACCCTATGCAGACTGTATCCTCCCTGAGTACTGCATTGATTCAACTGCATCCTACTTGTGCGATACTTATTTGGTGTGCTGGTCATTTGTCGAGGCACACGAGGCTGGACGCGTTTCCCGACAATTTAACCGCTACCAGCGTATTCCTCAGTGCTGTGATAGGATGCTACATAGCTCCGGCCATTTGAGTAAAAGTCACCGTCGTGGGAGGAAGGGCGCTGATTGGGCTAAGGTACAtaagttcttcattgatgaGTGGGACTTGCGCCACGACAGGTTCCAAGCAACTTTTGACCATGCAACGACGACAATGGATGGTCGCATTAATCCGGGCTATATGGCGTGGTACAATAGGATCACCGTGTCGTACCTAGTTCAACCTGGGACACAGTCAACTGAAGGGATGAACGAGGCAGCCCCTTCTAATTTATTGGCG GTTGAGACCCTTCAGGGGATATGGCATTTGACCTCTGAACATGACACAGACCCTCGGTTACGGCAGATTCGAGAAATGGCTGCTTCGGCACTTCGTGCGATGAACCATGCTGATGCGATGGAGTATCCATCTTCTCAACGGCGAAATGTGGTCATGCCGCCACGCCCACCAACTTCTCTTCGTCATGGACTGCCGGGTGTCCGGATGGGTGGGCACGGGATTACGCGACAGCATAGGTTGTCgtag
- the LOC121770702 gene encoding uncharacterized protein LOC121770702 isoform X2 — protein MHEVRDNVNAMQGGFTTFHEDIALLRDRVRHNHSIAPSDRERHDWSGYNSWYHDDGLDRGSRRERIPKFHGESHSRGMRDHGHHKVHEWLMGEETSSKARKSSNSQHYGCGTSGRSVPPKKVDLSHPSYHTKVSSWLSSNFPPSKSLIQSERDNVNRIVKERVKYRVDFIANENEEQCDDEKESMSIYEEDAHPTFNDGVPSIVEAEDECEPLNALQILNTEPKLHEVANGNKHLREDREKEKKLESEGMLQKPIECEKRQKCETQKPRESGGGECESKLSREKNYKHVRKKSGLLDYKVNLGE, from the exons ATGCACGAGGTGCGGGACAATGTGAATGCTATGCAAGGAGGATTTACGACTTTTCATGAGGATATAGCCCTCCTCAGAGATCGAGTTAGGCATAACCATTCCATAGCACCTAGTGACCGAGAGAGACATGATTGGAGTGGCTACAACTCTTGGTACCATGATGATGGACTTGATAGAGGGAGTAGAAGGGAACGAATTCCAAAGTTCCATGGAGAGTCACACTCTAGGGGGATGAGGGATCATGGTCATCATAAGGTGCATGAGTGGCTAATGGGGGAAGAAACCTCAAGTAAAGCAAGGAAGAGCTCAAACTCACAACATTATGGTTGTGGCACAAGCGGAAGAAGTGTCCCACCAAAGAAGGTGGACTTATCTCATCCTAGCTATCACACGAAGGTTTCGTCGTGGTTGTCATCCAATTTCCCTCCTTCAAAGAGCTTGATTCAAAGTGAGCGTGACAATGTTAATCGCATTGTTAAAGAGCGTGTCAAATATAGGGTGGATTTTATTGCCAACGAAAATGAAGAGCAATGTGACGATGAAAAAGAGTCTATGTCCATATATGAAGAAGACGCACACCCAACTTTCAATGATGGTGTGCCAAGCATAGTGGAAGCCGAAGACGAATGTGAACCGTTGAATGCCCTTCAAATCTTGAACACCGAACCAAAGCTACATGAGGTTGCTAATGGAAACAAGCACTTGAGAGAGGatcgagagaaagagaaaaagctAGAGAGTGAGGGCATGCTTCAAAAGCCAATAGAGTGTGAGAAAAGGCAAAAATGTGAGACGCAAAAGCCAAGAGAGAGTGGTGGGGGTGAGTGTGAATCAAAGCTATCAAGAGAGAAAAACTACAAGCATGTGAGAAAAAAAAGTGGCTTGTTAGATTATAAGGTCAACCTTGG TGAGTAA
- the LOC121770702 gene encoding uncharacterized protein LOC121770702 isoform X1 — MEVRHHDANGLETTSPKNDQEEQEQVEELIAQGSSTLSLLPCDVSLKCLDKIDVLDNNLLCKIDLNHVEPILYLKHEFVNSRVTHVNKIDFEKPACDDSFVIGDLWHQELEYLNTKSIFSSYVDPFLRNPSIDKYVISILDSNLKDEMTSLHTKMSKPSLIRNFKFHKHVDENVDDFRTWYLLCFHCKMVRPFNGIGMFYGCFVKDFSTHMSFVGYVVIKVIVMHCSHVCAHVLKLLEQLRGTYFYKFLMLIDIMFYKIHVVLYKVHMSCVEHTLHAMHNDFWSHSSHNNDHFFKVLEQLSKHHVDKLDSTFGIIPCKLQENNLKIEVSFVLIAKFVFECDSGSWFVDCDCENHLLVCEISFGFQSEINLLYCTMIFDLDSLDFVGVLDRDLRTNPSKEGEDDVNPSVPKKNRRTGFEDKSFHKEGEDDVNPGIHNHKIQRCRGPWVDWGPKRGWRHVKVLKASWGEGTEATPVQTFLMESFAPHCATFV, encoded by the coding sequence ATGGAAGTGAGACATCATGATGCAAATGGCTTGGAAACTACCTCACCGAAAAATGATCAAGAGGAACAAGAGCAAGTCGAAGAACTCATTGCCCAAGGTTCAAGTACACTATCCTTGCTTCCTTgtgatgtttctttgaagtGCTTagataagattgatgtgttggACAATAACTTGCTTTGCAAAATTGATTTGAACCATGTTGAGCCTATCTTGTACTTAAAGCATGAGTTTGTAAATTCAAGAGTGACACATGTGAATAAGATTGATTTTGAAAAGCCGGCTTGTGATGATAGCTTTGTCATTGGTGATTTGTGGCATCAAGAGCTTGAATATTTGAATACCAAGTCCATATTTTCATCTTATGTTGACCCCTTCTTGAGAAATCCAAGCATTGATAAGTATGTTATTTCGATTTTGGATTCTAACTTGAAAGATGAAATGACTTCCTTGCATACTAAGATGTCTAAGCCTTCACTTATTCGCAATTTTAAGTTTCATAAACATGTGGATGAGAATGTTGATGACTTTAGAACTTGGTATTTGCTATGTTTTCATTGCAAAATGGTTAGACCCTTCAATGGGATTGGGATGTTCTATGGTTGTTTTGTGAAGGACTTTTCCACTCACATGTCTTTTGTGGGTTATGTTGTGATTAAAGTCATAGTAATGCATTGTTCCCATGTGTGTGCCCATGTCTTGAAATTGTTAGAGCAATTGCGAGGGACTTATTTTTATAAGTTTCTTATGTTAATTGATATTATGTTTTACAAGATTCATGTGGTGTTATACAAGGTTCACATGTCTTGTGTTGAGCATACCCTACATGCTATGCACAATGATTTTTGGTCACATTCTTCTCATAATAATGATCACTTCTTCAAAGTATTGGAGCAATTAAGTAAGCATCATGTTGACAAACTTGATTCTACATTTGGCATAATTCCTTGTAAGCTTCAAGAAAATAATCTTAAGATTGAGGTCTCCTTTGTTCTCATTGCTAAATTCGTTTTTGAATGTGATAGTGGAAGTTGGTTCGTTGATTGTGATTGTGAGAACCATCTCCTTGTTTGTGAAATATCTTTTGGGTTCCAAAGTGAAATCAACCTCTTGTATTGTACTATGATATTTGATTTGGACTCGCTCGATTTTGTAGGTGTACTTGAtcgggatttgaggacaaatccttcaaaAGAAGGAGAGGATGATGTGAACCCGAGTGTCCCAAAGAAAAATCGAAGaaccggatttgaggacaaatcctttcacaaagaaggagaggatgatgtgaatccgggtattcacaatcataaAATACAACGATGTCGAGGGCCgtgggttgattggggtccgaAAAGAGGGTGGAGACATGTCAAGGTGCTCAAGGCCTCGTGGGGGGAGGGAACGGAAGCGACTCCCGTCCAAACATTTCTTATGGAGTCATTTGCCCCTCACtgcgcgactttcgtataa
- the LOC121770389 gene encoding uncharacterized protein LOC121770389, whose product MSECYNNVLRGVRELPIRALVDLTFWRTVKWWVEKKTTIEHTEGELTPWARDKLAKNDSKGRKHYITVIDRDTGKYHVRTRGRIVQGVSKGNNVQLVRYLESSCSCGKWQMWRIPCSHACAVARDRGHVMIDLIDEKYYLGTWRSQYYTQVSFDAPRHEEYWVAPSWKLCITPQQLIPRTRGRVRRRRILNQMDVQEEDEPRAPRRCRNCGIEGHDRRNCSAGAVP is encoded by the coding sequence ATGTCGGAGTGCTACAATAACGTCTTGAGGGGTGTGAGAGAGTTGCCGATTAGAGCGTTGgttgatttgacattttggaGGACGGTAAAATGGTGGGTGGAGAAGAAGACAACAATCGAACACACCGAAGGTGAATTAACCCCATGGGCGAGGGACAAACTTGCTAAGAATGACTCAAAGGGGCGAAAACATTACATCACTGTCATTGACCGAGATACAGGGAAGTACCATGTCCGAACTCGAGGAAGAATCGTACAAGGAGTGTCAAAGGGCAACAATGTTCAATTAGTGAGGTATTTGGAATCGAGTTGCAGTTGTggtaagtggcagatgtggagaatcCCTTGTTCGCATGCTTGTGCGGTTGCTAGAGACCGAGGTCATGTTATGATTGACCTCATTGATGAGAAGTACTACCTAGGTACATGGAGATCACAGTACTATACTCAAGTTTCATTTGATGCACCAAGACACGAAGAGTATTGGGTTGCACCTTCATGGAAGTTGTGCATCACCCCTCAGCAGTTGATTCCTAGAACGCGTGGCCGAGTTAGAAGAAGGAGGATActtaatcaaatggatgtccaGGAGGAAGATGAACCGAGAGCTCCCCGCCGTTGCAGAAATTGCGGGATAGAGGGGCATGACCGAAGAAATTGCTCAGCCGGTGCTGTTCCGTAA